Proteins encoded together in one Pseudomonas sp. TCU-HL1 window:
- a CDS encoding LuxR family transcriptional regulator, with translation MDEHEFSRWRFCLERDISLVCSEEEMCFCLRGAFLDFGFDRFSCVISHVVPFVDRCILDFGDFPQGWADIFLKGNLVLHDPVVGLCARNSGVVAWRGKDICSSKSVLEVLARSGISSGLSCLVFPMKSVGGILTLARSGCDISEVECSILKQRLRQIALLVVDRMMPLGVFDSFGEFCLLSYREIQILRCVADGGTSKIIARALSISSDTVNFHLKNIFQKLGVCNKAQAAAYAAIHGLI, from the coding sequence ATGGATGAGCATGAGTTTTCTAGGTGGCGCTTTTGTTTGGAAAGAGATATCTCTTTGGTTTGTAGTGAAGAAGAAATGTGCTTTTGCTTGAGAGGCGCTTTTCTTGACTTTGGATTTGACAGGTTTTCTTGTGTTATCTCCCATGTTGTGCCGTTTGTAGATAGGTGTATTTTGGATTTCGGGGATTTTCCTCAGGGTTGGGCTGATATTTTCCTGAAAGGGAACTTGGTGCTGCATGACCCCGTTGTGGGGCTATGTGCCAGGAATAGTGGTGTGGTTGCGTGGAGAGGGAAGGATATTTGTTCTAGTAAGTCTGTGTTGGAAGTGCTCGCCCGCAGTGGCATAAGTTCTGGATTGTCTTGCTTGGTTTTTCCTATGAAGTCGGTGGGTGGGATTCTTACTTTGGCAAGATCTGGTTGTGATATTTCTGAAGTTGAATGCTCTATTTTAAAGCAGCGATTGAGGCAAATAGCGCTGCTGGTAGTTGATAGAATGATGCCATTAGGGGTGTTTGACTCATTTGGTGAGTTTTGTTTGCTTAGCTATCGAGAGATTCAGATCCTTCGTTGCGTTGCGGATGGAGGAACATCAAAGATAATTGCGCGTGCTCTATCAATATCTAGTGATACTGTGAACTTTCATCTGAAGAATATTTTTCAAAAACTCGGTGTGTGTAACAAGGCGCAAGCTGCTGCTTACGCGGCGATCCATGGTCTAATTTAG
- a CDS encoding YcaO-like family protein, which yields MEIQNYERTQLDVSRKELLKQAIDGLGLRCVVDKVDAYVAISALYDPAGNLVSEGAGKGFGCDIGATAEAIEHYCLQMEGRSETCLYPNEFISLQESVLKDGVIRNISNFDGLLECVEFKAVYGDGKVIIPKILVSPEDDIQTSPDCLFLERYSTNSGSAFGCTFEEAILHGVNEVLERHVLSLVMLDIVDESSLVKVNKLSSEFLDSVFLPFDLALSGEARVYYVSDVFGGFFCLAVRDCQEEDFLLPQIGSGCSQSFTLALTRAVFELRQAEALYGYEERLVDEQAARIMSKSKRLEGLRSLYPRCTCSSDEMPSLIDVNSQQPVRQLEEIIRRLNANGYEVYYRVVRKINSSSIVTQVYIPGMERLNLIRSGKWVAPQKALLKPFF from the coding sequence ATGGAAATTCAGAATTATGAAAGGACTCAGCTTGATGTTTCTAGAAAGGAGTTGCTCAAACAGGCTATTGATGGTCTTGGTCTCAGGTGTGTAGTTGATAAGGTGGATGCATATGTTGCTATTTCAGCTCTTTATGATCCGGCAGGAAATCTGGTATCGGAAGGCGCTGGAAAAGGTTTTGGTTGCGATATAGGGGCAACGGCTGAAGCAATTGAACACTACTGCTTGCAAATGGAGGGAAGAAGTGAGACTTGTCTTTACCCAAATGAATTCATTTCTTTGCAAGAGTCTGTTCTTAAGGACGGGGTTATTCGTAATATTTCGAACTTTGATGGTCTCTTGGAATGTGTGGAGTTCAAGGCGGTTTACGGGGATGGAAAGGTAATCATTCCAAAAATCCTTGTTTCTCCCGAGGACGATATCCAGACGTCACCTGATTGCTTGTTTTTGGAGCGCTACTCGACAAATTCGGGTTCTGCATTTGGATGCACGTTTGAAGAAGCGATTTTGCATGGGGTAAATGAAGTACTTGAACGTCATGTTTTGTCATTGGTGATGCTTGATATCGTTGATGAGTCTTCACTTGTTAAGGTTAATAAACTCTCGTCTGAGTTCCTGGATAGTGTTTTCCTTCCCTTCGATCTGGCGTTGAGTGGGGAAGCTAGAGTCTATTATGTGTCTGATGTTTTTGGGGGCTTCTTTTGCTTGGCGGTTAGGGACTGTCAAGAAGAAGATTTTTTATTACCACAGATAGGTTCGGGGTGCTCGCAGTCATTTACATTGGCTCTGACCAGAGCTGTATTCGAACTGAGGCAGGCTGAGGCGCTTTATGGATATGAGGAACGTCTTGTAGATGAGCAGGCTGCTAGGATTATGTCGAAATCTAAACGACTAGAGGGGCTGCGATCTCTCTATCCGCGGTGTACTTGTAGTTCGGATGAGATGCCCTCGTTGATCGACGTTAACAGCCAGCAACCAGTTCGCCAACTAGAAGAAATTATTCGGAGGCTAAATGCGAATGGCTATGAGGTGTACTACAGGGTCGTGCGGAAAATAAATTCCTCTTCAATTGTGACGCAAGTCTATATTCCGGGGATGGAAAGATTGAATTTGATTAGAAGCGGGAAATGGGTAGCCCCACAAAAGGCGCTTCTGAAACCATTTTTCTGA
- a CDS encoding ABC transporter ATP-binding protein, producing the protein MLSLDSRITYAILSRPWQIVQVMIFVSLSKLTLIAAPLLLGHIVDGLTSGKGIASQEISLLLLAFCIAGVIQVIINPIQSLYLSRLVQECVCESSLQWARCVMGKEFEVFSSMRIGGLISTVDRGVNAYERLLNFMLLSGVPLVVETLIVGGVLLLYGGWEVFLTVLLTAVGYLYLNHRIIRWRRSHIDALNDQEDEVASSFAQTFGSAKAIKCEGTPEPALTSLDDAYRGYAAAAIRIGYSASILGSAKALFICLSTAGILLFGFMDQLSTQPFMTVGEMVAMFTIATAFFNSVASVAEAHRFTDQFASDQGRFQQLLDLPDFEPADLNVADTPAIPDRLTLGPVRIQRPEADLLELSTPLSLKKGESVAIIGSSGAGKTTLLEALAGILVESRNKLQLGDASLCDVGGAEQFARLRYCPQSPSLLSGLIADAVLFGQPHDRQTLSEYLHALGLRKLAGELDSFEVENQGVNLSGGEVKRLSLLRVLMRPGVFNLFDEPTASLDSSTAEQVWDLLFRHFAGQSLVCVTHDLKGLDRFDRVLVVDGGRVIATGHWQELSKDERIVAILRYMGKSIDSDSEQVVLY; encoded by the coding sequence ATGCTGTCGCTAGACTCACGAATTACCTACGCGATTCTTTCACGGCCTTGGCAAATAGTCCAAGTGATGATTTTCGTCTCGCTCAGTAAATTGACTTTGATAGCCGCGCCGCTGTTGCTTGGGCATATAGTCGATGGTTTGACGTCAGGGAAGGGAATTGCCTCGCAAGAAATTTCTTTGCTCCTGCTGGCATTCTGCATTGCAGGCGTTATTCAGGTCATCATAAATCCCATCCAGTCGCTTTATCTCTCAAGGCTCGTGCAAGAGTGTGTTTGCGAAAGCTCTTTGCAGTGGGCGCGCTGCGTGATGGGCAAGGAGTTCGAAGTCTTTTCCTCAATGCGGATTGGAGGGCTGATCAGTACTGTTGACCGAGGCGTGAATGCCTACGAGCGACTGCTGAACTTCATGCTCTTGTCCGGTGTTCCGCTCGTGGTGGAGACGCTGATCGTCGGAGGTGTCCTGCTGCTTTATGGTGGCTGGGAAGTGTTTCTGACGGTGCTGCTGACGGCGGTTGGATACCTTTACCTCAATCACAGAATCATTCGCTGGCGCCGCAGCCATATCGATGCACTGAACGACCAGGAAGATGAGGTGGCTTCGAGCTTTGCTCAGACTTTCGGGTCGGCGAAGGCTATCAAGTGCGAGGGCACCCCTGAGCCAGCACTGACGTCATTGGATGACGCTTATCGTGGCTACGCGGCTGCGGCAATCCGGATCGGTTATTCAGCCTCGATATTGGGTTCCGCCAAGGCGCTTTTTATCTGCCTGTCGACGGCGGGAATCCTGCTGTTCGGCTTCATGGACCAACTATCGACCCAACCCTTCATGACGGTTGGGGAAATGGTTGCGATGTTTACCATTGCCACCGCCTTCTTCAACAGTGTCGCTTCAGTAGCTGAAGCTCACCGGTTCACCGATCAGTTCGCTTCCGATCAGGGGCGGTTTCAGCAATTACTGGATTTGCCGGATTTCGAACCTGCCGATCTGAATGTCGCAGACACGCCAGCGATCCCGGACAGGCTGACGCTCGGCCCGGTCCGAATCCAGCGGCCGGAGGCTGATCTGCTGGAACTGTCCACCCCCCTGTCGTTGAAGAAAGGGGAGAGCGTGGCCATTATCGGAAGCAGCGGAGCAGGCAAGACGACTCTGCTCGAAGCGTTGGCTGGCATCCTCGTCGAGTCACGGAACAAGCTGCAGCTTGGAGATGCTTCGTTGTGCGACGTGGGTGGAGCGGAGCAGTTCGCTCGCCTTCGCTATTGCCCGCAATCGCCTAGCCTGCTGAGCGGGCTTATTGCGGATGCGGTTCTCTTCGGCCAGCCACATGATCGCCAGACGCTATCCGAGTATCTGCATGCGCTGGGTTTGCGGAAGCTCGCTGGGGAGCTGGACAGTTTCGAGGTCGAGAACCAGGGAGTGAATCTCTCCGGCGGCGAAGTGAAGCGCTTGTCGTTGTTGCGAGTGCTGATGAGGCCAGGCGTGTTCAACCTGTTCGACGAGCCGACAGCTTCACTCGATTCCTCTACAGCAGAGCAGGTATGGGATCTTCTGTTCCGACACTTCGCAGGGCAGTCCCTGGTTTGCGTCACCCATGACCTGAAGGGCCTGGATCGCTTTGATCGAGTACTGGTGGTGGATGGCGGGCGGGTGATTGCGACGGGTCATTGGCAGGAGTTGTCGAAGGATGAGCGGATCGTGGCCATTCTCCGGTACATGGGGAAATCCATTGATTCTGATAGCGAGCAAGTAGTGCTTTATTAG
- the tnpB gene encoding IS66 family insertion sequence element accessory protein TnpB (TnpB, as the term is used for proteins encoded by IS66 family insertion elements, is considered an accessory protein, since TnpC, encoded by a neighboring gene, is a DDE family transposase.), whose protein sequence is MMRPDAKVKAVYLYPKPVDFRKSIDGLAALVELDIKVAVFDPVLFVFLNKTRNRVKILYWERNGFCLWLKRLQAERFKTKPDAEEPIVLTVRELNQLLAGFDLWGNQPHKVLTPRFVS, encoded by the coding sequence ATGATGCGTCCGGACGCCAAGGTCAAAGCCGTCTACCTCTATCCGAAACCCGTCGACTTCCGGAAATCCATCGATGGTCTGGCGGCCTTGGTGGAGCTGGATATCAAGGTGGCCGTGTTCGACCCGGTGTTGTTCGTCTTCCTCAACAAAACACGCAACCGGGTGAAGATCCTCTATTGGGAACGCAATGGCTTTTGCCTGTGGCTCAAGCGCCTGCAGGCCGAGCGTTTCAAGACCAAGCCTGATGCTGAAGAGCCCATCGTGTTGACGGTGCGGGAACTCAATCAGTTGCTGGCCGGTTTCGACCTCTGGGGGAACCAGCCACACAAGGTGCTGACCCCGCGTTTTGTGAGCTGA
- the istA gene encoding IS21 family transposase encodes MRKIREVLRLKFEVGLSARQIAVSLQVGRATIGDYLNRFAACGLTWPSALTDAELERQLFPPSPSVPSEQRPIPDWAWIHAELRRPGVTLALLWQEYRLSQPQGFQYSWFCDHYRAWQGKVDVVMRQEHRVGEKLFVDYAGQTVPIIDRRTGEIRQAQIFVAVLGASSYTFAEATWSQQLSDWLGSHARCFAFLGGVPAIVVPDNLRSAVSKTHRYEPDINPSYRDLAEHYAVAIVPARARKPRDKAKVEVGVQVVERWILAALRHRQFFSREELNTAIGALLVRLNQRPFKKLPGSRQSAFETLDQPALRALPEQPYVYAEWKKVRVHIDYHVEVDGHYYSVPYQLVKQQLEVRLTARTVECFHGNQRVASHVRAQLKGRHSTQVGHMPKSHREHAEWTPQRLVRWAEQTGPHTAGVIQHILERRSHPSHGYRACLGILRLGKAHGEDRLEAACQRALSLGACSYKSLESILRQGLERLPLPQQHLPLLPDNHENLRGPRYYH; translated from the coding sequence ATGCGTAAGATTCGCGAAGTACTACGTCTCAAGTTTGAGGTTGGTCTATCTGCCCGCCAGATCGCGGTCAGCCTGCAAGTTGGTCGCGCCACCATCGGTGACTACCTCAATCGCTTTGCTGCCTGTGGGCTGACCTGGCCCTCTGCCCTGACCGACGCCGAGCTGGAGCGGCAGCTTTTCCCGCCGTCGCCCTCCGTTCCCAGTGAACAGCGCCCGATCCCTGACTGGGCTTGGATACATGCCGAGCTGCGTCGTCCCGGGGTCACCCTGGCGCTGCTCTGGCAGGAGTATCGACTGAGCCAGCCACAGGGGTTCCAGTACAGCTGGTTCTGCGATCACTACCGCGCCTGGCAGGGCAAGGTGGATGTGGTAATGCGCCAAGAGCACCGGGTCGGCGAGAAATTGTTTGTCGACTATGCCGGCCAGACAGTGCCGATCATTGACCGGCGTACCGGCGAGATCCGTCAGGCGCAGATCTTTGTCGCGGTGCTCGGCGCCTCCAGCTACACCTTTGCGGAGGCCACCTGGTCACAGCAGTTGTCGGACTGGCTGGGTTCTCATGCTCGCTGCTTTGCCTTTCTCGGCGGGGTGCCGGCGATCGTGGTGCCGGACAACCTACGCAGTGCAGTGAGCAAGACGCACCGCTATGAGCCGGACATCAACCCCAGCTATCGCGATCTGGCCGAGCATTATGCGGTGGCTATCGTGCCAGCCAGAGCCCGAAAGCCGCGTGACAAGGCCAAGGTTGAGGTCGGTGTGCAGGTGGTGGAGCGCTGGATTCTGGCGGCACTGCGCCACCGGCAATTCTTTTCGCGGGAAGAGCTCAACACCGCCATCGGTGCGCTACTGGTTCGCCTGAATCAGCGCCCGTTCAAGAAGCTGCCGGGTTCCCGGCAGTCAGCCTTCGAAACGCTGGATCAACCGGCACTGCGCGCTCTTCCGGAGCAGCCCTATGTCTACGCCGAATGGAAGAAAGTCCGGGTGCATATCGACTACCACGTCGAGGTCGATGGGCATTACTACTCGGTGCCCTACCAACTGGTGAAGCAACAACTGGAGGTGCGCCTGACGGCGCGCACGGTGGAGTGCTTCCACGGCAATCAGCGGGTGGCCAGCCATGTCCGCGCCCAGCTTAAGGGGCGGCATAGCACCCAGGTCGGGCACATGCCCAAGAGTCATCGCGAACATGCCGAGTGGACGCCCCAGCGCCTGGTGCGCTGGGCGGAGCAGACCGGCCCCCATACGGCTGGCGTGATCCAGCACATCCTCGAACGGCGCAGCCATCCGAGCCACGGCTATCGGGCCTGCCTGGGCATCCTGCGCCTCGGCAAAGCCCATGGCGAAGATCGTCTGGAGGCGGCCTGCCAGCGCGCATTGAGCTTGGGGGCCTGTAGCTACAAGAGCCTCGAATCCATCCTGCGCCAAGGCCTTGAGCGTCTGCCGCTGCCTCAACAGCACCTGCCGCTGCTGCCGGATAACCACGAAAACCTGCGTGGCCCGCGCTACTACCACTGA
- the istB gene encoding IS21-like element helper ATPase IstB: MLHHPTLDKLQNLRLHGMLKALSEQLTTPDISSLSFEERLGLLIDRELTEREDKRLSSRLRQARLRHNACIEDLDYRSPRGLDKGLILQLSSGQWLREGLNLIIGGPTGVGKTWLACALAHKACRDGFSVRYLRLPRLLEDLGLAHGDGRFAKLMSSYAKTDLLILDDWGLAPFTAEQRRDMLELLDDRYGQRSTLVTSQMPVENWHELIGDPTLADAILDRLVHNAYRLQLKGESMRKRTRKLTAPGQSD; the protein is encoded by the coding sequence ATGTTGCATCACCCGACTCTGGACAAGCTCCAGAACCTGCGCCTGCACGGCATGCTCAAAGCGCTGAGCGAGCAGCTGACAACCCCGGATATCAGCAGCCTGAGCTTCGAGGAACGCCTCGGTCTGCTCATCGACCGTGAACTGACCGAGCGCGAGGACAAGCGCTTGAGCAGCCGGCTGCGCCAGGCCCGACTCCGGCATAACGCCTGTATCGAAGACCTCGACTACCGCAGTCCGCGCGGCCTGGACAAGGGGCTGATCCTCCAGCTGAGCAGCGGCCAGTGGCTGCGTGAAGGGCTCAACCTGATCATCGGCGGCCCCACCGGCGTGGGCAAAACCTGGCTCGCCTGTGCCCTGGCCCACAAGGCCTGCCGGGATGGTTTCAGCGTGCGCTACCTGCGCCTGCCACGCCTGCTGGAGGACTTGGGCCTGGCTCACGGCGATGGTCGCTTCGCCAAGCTGATGAGCAGCTATGCCAAGACCGACCTGTTGATCCTCGATGACTGGGGACTGGCCCCGTTCACCGCCGAACAGCGCCGCGACATGCTGGAACTGCTGGATGACCGCTACGGCCAACGCTCGACCCTGGTGACCAGCCAGATGCCCGTGGAAAACTGGCACGAGCTGATCGGCGATCCAACCCTGGCCGATGCCATCCTCGACCGTTTGGTACACAACGCCTATCGCCTCCAGCTCAAGGGCGAATCGATGCGTAAAAGAACTCGGAAATTGACGGCACCCGGGCAATCAGATTAA
- the tnpB gene encoding IS66 family insertion sequence element accessory protein TnpB (TnpB, as the term is used for proteins encoded by IS66 family insertion elements, is considered an accessory protein, since TnpC, encoded by a neighboring gene, is a DDE family transposase.), whose protein sequence is MMRPDAKVKAVYLYPKPVDFRKSIDGLAALVELDIKVAVFDPVLFVFLNKTRNRVKILYWERNGFCLWLKRLQAERFKTKPDAEEPIVLTVRELNQLLAGFDLWGNQPHKVLTPRFVS, encoded by the coding sequence ATGATGCGTCCGGACGCCAAGGTCAAAGCCGTCTACCTCTATCCGAAACCCGTCGACTTCCGGAAGTCCATTGATGGTCTGGCGGCCTTGGTGGAGCTGGATATCAAGGTGGCCGTGTTCGACCCGGTGTTGTTCGTCTTCCTCAACAAAACACGCAACCGGGTGAAGATCCTCTATTGGGAACGCAATGGCTTTTGCCTGTGGCTCAAGCGCCTGCAGGCCGAGCGTTTCAAGACCAAGCCTGATGCTGAAGAGCCCATCGTGTTGACGGTGCGGGAACTGAATCAGTTGCTGGCAGGATTCGACCTCTGGGGGAACCAGCCACACAAGGTGCTGACCCCGCGTTTTGTGAGCTGA